From Verrucomicrobiota bacterium:
CCCGAAGGGCCAAGAGAACATAGCCCAGCGTTTACCCCTCGACCTGACCCGCAATTCTGCCACCGTCAAGCAAGACCCGGCACGCGCCACGCATCCGCGCGTCTCTCTATACCATTCCGCCGGCAATGGAGCTAAAATCTTGTCTTCTTTCCAGGCCCCTGCCGGTTTTATACCTATCATACCGTATAAATGGTCTAAACACGACGGGCGGGGAGACGGTTTGATGGCCTGAAGGGCCAAAGGAACATAGCCCAGGGTTTCACCCTGGGAACGGGTTCCTCCCCCGATCGAGCCCTCCTAAGGCGTCACGCCCGTACGCCCACCTTGACAAACGCCCGCCCCGCCGGGTTGGATTTGCTGAAGGGGCGGTAGAAAGCGTTGCCGTCGGGTTCTGCCGCCCCTTCAGGGCTGGATCGTGATTTGACGGTTACCCAGGGTAAACCCTGGGCTAAGTTCTCTTGGCCCTTCGGGCCGAAAGACGGTCACGGCTATCCCCGCGCTGCCCTCAAACAATGTGGGTAAAGCTCAGGGGTAAACCCTGGGCTATGTTCCCTTGGCCTTTCGGGCCGTAAGGCGGTCAGGGCTGTCCCCGCGCCGCCCTCAAACAACGTGGGTAAAGCTCAGGGATTCACCCTGGGCTAAGGTCTTCCGGCCCGTTGGGCCTAAGGCCGTCTCAACCCGCCACGGAGCATCCTCTGGCGCGGACACCCCCCTTAGCCGGCATTCTACCGGGATAACTCTCTGATCTACCGGGATAACTCTCTGAATGAATGTATCAGCCCAGGATTCACCGACAGCCATTTGATTAAGGCGCGCCACACCGGGCGTTGCTTTTGTGCCGGGACGAAGGCACTAAAAAGCTCGGATTACGGGAGGTGCTTGGCAATCCAGTTCAGGACGCGGGCACGACGCCTGGCCCGAAACTGTTCCATGCGGAGCCGTTGCTCGGGTTCGAGTTGACCGGCGATGCGGGCGAGGGCGGCGTCGATGTTAAGGTCGCTGTCGATCAGCGCCTGGCGACGCGCGTCTTTGGCTTTTCGGATCGCTTCCTCAATTTCGGGGCGAAATGCTGAGACCTGGGCCGGCGTCAGGTTAACCGCCGCTTGCATCTGGGCAATAAGTCGCGTCTCCCGAGTGTGACCTGATCGCCCGCCGATCCCGCGGCCCGGACCCATAAGGCTGAAAGTAAGGACCGATCCGCAAAGCCCGCCGATGACGAAAAGGGCAGCTAACGCGACGCTCAGTCTCCAGTAAACTCCCATACTGAGCCTGAACTGGCCACATCGCCGACGTAACTCGCGTCGTCAGAGGACGTTAGCGCATCGAGATTAAAGCCGACGACCGTCGCCAGGACGATCAACGCGGTCGCCACCGAAGCCAGCGAGGTCCGAGCCATGGCTCGCTCCTCGAGCAGACGGCGTTGGTGTTTCTGCCAAACCGACGCCGCAAAGCCGGGCGGTGCAGACCCTTCAGGCGACTGCCTGACAGTCGCATCACGCGCCCTGGCAAACCAAGCATCTAAATTCGCGTCGTTCATTTTTCCACTCGTTGAATCGCGGCCAGCAATTTCTGCCGCGCTCTGAAAGCCGTCACCTTGACTTTCGACGTTTTCCAACCGGTTAAGTTACCAATTTCCGCGACCGATTTCTCTTCTAAATACATCAACTGGATTACCAATCTCTCGTCAGGCTTCAGCGTGGCCATCAGCCGAAACAGCAGTTCGCGCACTTCTTCGGGCGAACGCTCCGGCGGCAGGGTGGCACCCTCGCGCAAATTGCTCAGTGCGGCTTGCTGCTCTTCGGTGAAGTCCGACCATCGATATTCAGGCCGATTCTTTTGCTTGCGCAAGTGATCGATACACGTGTTTACCGCGATCCGCGACACCCAGTGTTCGAACGGAACGTCCGAACGGAACTGATGAACCTTTGAAAAGATTTTCAGGAAAACCTCCTGGCACAGGTCTTCCTCCGCTTCCCGCCGGGGGAGATGGTTCCGGACGATTTTGAGTACCAGAGGGTAAAGCTGGGTGACCAACGACTGGGCCGCCGATTGCTCTCCCTGCCGGATGCGGCTGAGCAGGTCAGGGAGGTTCTCGTCGTGCATGTGGTCAGCTGAAACGCAACGGAGGTGCGGCGAGACGATCGCAGGCATTCATGTTTTCAGGGCCCCACAGGTCGACGCAGGATGGGCACGAGCGCCGGCCGCAGCCAGGTTTGGTGGTTTGCCTGAGCCTCGGCGTTGCTCGCCGTAGCTGCAGGGTGCCGGACTTATGGAAACAGCGTATGAACCAGAAGCAAGATCAGAAAGAGCACGCACAGGCTTTGAACCACCCAACGCACCCGCACGCGTGCGTCGGAAAAGCTCACCACCACCTCTACGAGGACCAAAATCAAGCAGGTCAGCACCCAGGTCAGCATGCCATCGGACTCTTTGACCTGCTAGAACCATGCCAAGTATGGCACCAACCGAGTTACCGAGGACAGCCGGCGAAGGACAACGACCGCGCCGGGGTGCAGGCCCGGCGTGCGAAATGCATCCTGCATGGCTCAACGGACAGGTTGCAATCTCGAAGGGTCGGGTCGGGCTCTGCGTCGGCATGGCACGCCTTGAGTACTCGTAACCGGGTAGTTTCCTGCCGTGGTTGGAGCCGTGCAACCCGGCCTGGACCGGGCCGGTTGCCTGAATCGGAGATACGGTGGATAAGTGGGATGTGGACGCGGCATGGAAGAAATTCTGCCGGGATGCCTCATATAGAATACGCGCGGTTCGCAAAAAAATTCTGACCGGCGGCGTATCGTGAGGGTTTGCGGAACGTATTTTTGACAAGCGGTATATTCGGATGGTTTGCACAATCAAGTTACCGGCACCAGCGGCATGCTGGCGGGCATTGATGGTCCTGGTTGCAGGCTGGTCGCTGGCAGCCTCTGCTCAGGTTCAGGACGGGCGTGAGCTCGTCAAAGCTTCTTTGATCGCCGACCAGAGCGCCATTCGGCCGGGGCAGACTTTTCGGATCGGCGTGTATTACCAGATGGCGCCCGGCTGGCACATCTATTGGAAGTACCCCGGCGATGCCGGGGTGCCGGCGAAGATTGACTGGAAACTGCCGCCCGGCTTTGAGGTGAGCGCCCTGCGCTGGCCGGTGCCCGTGCGCGATAAGGAACCCGGGGACCTCGAGGTTTTCACTTACCCGGGGGAGGTGCTTCTGTACGCTGACGTGAAGGTGCCGGCGCAGCTCCCGCCGGGGCCGGTACAGATCGGCGCCCATTCGGAGTGGCTGGTCTGCGAGCGCTTGTGCGTTCCCGGCAGCGCGGAGCTGAACTTGAGTTTGCCGCAAGGCAATGGAGGCGCGGTCCCGGCACAGCCGCTTTTCGAGCGTTTTGCCGGACGCACGCCCGGGCCGTTGCCCCCCGACCTAAATGTCCGGTTTACCCGGGACGGTAAGCAGTTGCGAGTGACCGCTGAAGGGGTGCCGGCGGGGGAACCGGTTGAGTTCTATCCCGTGCCTCCGGCGGGCGTTGAGTTGGGGCATGGGGTGGCTACCGGTAGCACGGTGGCATTCGAGGTGGTCAGCGAACCGCAACCCATCCAGCAGGTTCCGGGGCTCCTGTTGACGGGTTCGGGGGCGTCTCAACGGGCGTACGATGTCGACGGACAAGGCCGGCCAGGCGTCGTCGCACCGGGCCCGGCGCCCGCACCTCCCCAGAAAGACGCCGGCGCCGGCTGGAGCGGGCTCTTGCAGGCCCTCGGCCTCGCGTTCCTGGGCGGGCTTATCCTCAACGTCATGCCGTGCGTGCTTCCGGTGATTTCGCTCAAAATCTTCGGGTTCATTTCCGAAGCCGGGGAGGAGCCCAGGAAGATTATGCGTTTGGCCTTGGCCTTCGTGGCTGGGGTGTTGGGGTGCTTTCTGGCGTTAGCGATTGCAGTCTGCGGTTTAAGGGCGGCCGGAGGTCAGATTGGCTGGGGTTTTCAATTTCAGGATTACCGGTTTGTTTTTGTGTTATCGCTGCTTGTGTTCGCCTTTGCGCTGAGTCTGTTTGGCGTATTCGAATTCAGCGTCTCGGCGCGGGCAACCGGAAAACTGGCTCACCTGGCGAGCGGCGAGGGGTACGGCAGCGCCTTTTTTCAGGGAGTATTTGCCACGGTCCTGGCCACCCCATGCACCGCGCCGTTCCTCGGTACCGCATCCGCCTTTGCCTTTGCCCAGCCCGCGCCGGTTACGACCCTGATTTTTCTGGCCATCGGTGCCGGTCTGGCGGCGCCATACTTGTTGCTGGCGTGCAATCCCCGCTGGCTGCAATTTCTGCCCAGACCCGGCGTCTGGATGCTGAAGGTTAAGCAATTTTTCGGGTTCCTGCTGCTGGCGACGTTGCTCTGGCTCATCTGGATCGCCGGGCAGCTCCATGGGGTCGAGGGCATTGTCAGCTTGTCTGCGGCCTTGCTGGTCCTGGCGGTGCTGGCCTGGATCAAAGGCTCATTCTGGACGCCGGTGGCGTCGCGGGTCTCCAAGGCTTTCGCCGGGGCAGCCATGCTGGTGACTTTGGTTTTCGCTCTCTCCGCGTACCGGATGGTGACCACGCCGAGCCGGCTTGCCTGGGGAGAATTCAGCCCGCAAAGCCTGGATGTAGCGCTGGCCAGCGGGCGGCCGGTCTTTGTGGATTTCACCGCCGATTG
This genomic window contains:
- a CDS encoding RNA polymerase sigma factor, whose product is MHDENLPDLLSRIRQGEQSAAQSLVTQLYPLVLKIVRNHLPRREAEEDLCQEVFLKIFSKVHQFRSDVPFEHWVSRIAVNTCIDHLRKQKNRPEYRWSDFTEEQQAALSNLREGATLPPERSPEEVRELLFRLMATLKPDERLVIQLMYLEEKSVAEIGNLTGWKTSKVKVTAFRARQKLLAAIQRVEK
- a CDS encoding DUF1328 domain-containing protein produces the protein MLTWVLTCLILVLVEVVVSFSDARVRVRWVVQSLCVLFLILLLVHTLFP
- a CDS encoding thioredoxin family protein; protein product: MVLVAGWSLAASAQVQDGRELVKASLIADQSAIRPGQTFRIGVYYQMAPGWHIYWKYPGDAGVPAKIDWKLPPGFEVSALRWPVPVRDKEPGDLEVFTYPGEVLLYADVKVPAQLPPGPVQIGAHSEWLVCERLCVPGSAELNLSLPQGNGGAVPAQPLFERFAGRTPGPLPPDLNVRFTRDGKQLRVTAEGVPAGEPVEFYPVPPAGVELGHGVATGSTVAFEVVSEPQPIQQVPGLLLTGSGASQRAYDVDGQGRPGVVAPGPAPAPPQKDAGAGWSGLLQALGLAFLGGLILNVMPCVLPVISLKIFGFISEAGEEPRKIMRLALAFVAGVLGCFLALAIAVCGLRAAGGQIGWGFQFQDYRFVFVLSLLVFAFALSLFGVFEFSVSARATGKLAHLASGEGYGSAFFQGVFATVLATPCTAPFLGTASAFAFAQPAPVTTLIFLAIGAGLAAPYLLLACNPRWLQFLPRPGVWMLKVKQFFGFLLLATLLWLIWIAGQLHGVEGIVSLSAALLVLAVLAWIKGSFWTPVASRVSKAFAGAAMLVTLVFALSAYRMVTTPSRLAWGEFSPQSLDVALASGRPVFVDFTADWCLTCKANERFAIDTPAVRNAFSRKNVVTLRADWTHGDEAITALLRQHGRAGVPMYLYYPGGRERAPVVLPELISTQTVLDALQKG